Proteins co-encoded in one Haladaptatus sp. ZSTT2 genomic window:
- a CDS encoding redoxin domain-containing protein gives MVDFDVVDLPETDHVDVGDTAPDFTRPLVNEEYWEDVALSDLFEDGPVLLVFHPMDGAFPATYIWNEIRDRNWGDHLQVVGLSISSPYEHKTFIAAREMDYQLFSDPANEVAESYGIVNDLDGMAGIEEPRPAIFRIDEDGIVDFAWVASEWPDFPDYDAVEEAISN, from the coding sequence ATGGTCGATTTCGACGTCGTCGACCTTCCCGAGACAGACCACGTGGATGTCGGCGACACCGCCCCCGACTTCACGCGTCCGCTCGTAAACGAGGAGTACTGGGAGGACGTTGCACTCTCGGACCTGTTCGAAGATGGCCCGGTCCTGCTCGTCTTCCACCCGATGGACGGCGCGTTCCCCGCGACCTACATCTGGAACGAGATTCGCGACCGCAACTGGGGCGACCACCTGCAGGTCGTTGGCCTCTCTATCTCCTCGCCCTACGAGCACAAGACGTTCATCGCAGCACGCGAGATGGACTATCAGCTATTTTCAGACCCCGCAAACGAGGTCGCAGAGTCCTACGGCATCGTGAACGACTTAGACGGGATGGCAGGAATCGAAGAACCGCGCCCGGCCATCTTCCGCATCGATGAAGACGGCATCGTCGACTTCGCATGGGTCGCCTCCGAGTGGCCAGACTTCCCCGACTACGACGCCGTCGAAGAAGCCATCTCGAACTGA
- a CDS encoding glutaredoxin family protein: MSDTPSITLYRLQACPYCERVVRKLQEYDVEYDSRFVEAMHSERNVVKRISGKRTVPAIVDEETGVTMSESANIVAYLDRVYGEEAA, encoded by the coding sequence ATGTCAGACACTCCGTCGATTACGCTGTACCGGTTGCAGGCCTGTCCGTACTGCGAGCGCGTCGTGCGAAAGCTCCAAGAGTACGATGTCGAATACGACTCGCGGTTCGTCGAGGCGATGCACTCAGAGCGCAACGTCGTCAAGCGCATCAGCGGGAAGCGAACCGTCCCCGCCATCGTCGACGAGGAGACGGGCGTGACCATGTCAGAGAGCGCAAACATCGTCGCGTATCTCGACCGCGTCTACGGCGAGGAGGCAGCCTAA
- a CDS encoding biotin transporter BioY, whose amino-acid sequence MSVDTSDVNLVGDEIVLNVARAALMAALTGAFAYISFPIPFSSVPFSMQVLGVFLAGLLLGPVWGGASMALYLLAGAVGAPVFQGGAAGVGHLFGSTAGYLWSYLFAAVLIGFIAHGGLEIKPAEELPVPRMVVGLLVGTAVIYGLGVLGLIVIADLGAMAALTAGALVFIPGELLKIAAAVAIVRSDRLVAA is encoded by the coding sequence ATGAGTGTCGATACGAGCGATGTGAACCTCGTTGGCGACGAAATCGTGTTGAACGTGGCGCGGGCGGCGCTGATGGCCGCGTTGACCGGCGCATTCGCGTACATTTCTTTCCCGATTCCGTTTTCGAGCGTGCCGTTTTCGATGCAAGTGCTCGGCGTGTTCCTTGCCGGACTCCTGCTCGGTCCCGTCTGGGGTGGCGCGTCAATGGCGCTCTACCTGCTCGCCGGAGCGGTTGGCGCACCCGTGTTCCAAGGCGGTGCGGCCGGAGTTGGCCACCTGTTCGGGAGCACCGCGGGCTACCTCTGGTCGTACTTGTTCGCGGCCGTTCTCATCGGCTTCATCGCCCACGGCGGCCTCGAAATCAAGCCAGCCGAAGAGCTTCCGGTACCCCGAATGGTGGTTGGGCTCCTCGTCGGGACCGCCGTCATCTACGGCCTTGGCGTCCTCGGCCTCATCGTGATTGCAGACCTCGGTGCGATGGCGGCGCTCACCGCAGGCGCGCTCGTGTTCATCCCCGGTGAGCTGTTGAAAATCGCCGCGGCCGTGGCAATTGTTCGGAGTGACCGTCTCGTCGCCGCATGA
- a CDS encoding conditioned medium-induced protein 4 → MDEKTESLRNLFLSVAGDTTVTEQQEASRGSLTPKTGVRKRLTAIIAKMRERYAFTTELTDAKLATLVEAYYEDESDDAIATTLDVTPETVFHARMDLHLVRDSDVDTDFDLDALRTALAADTPVTTIATDLDTDDATVRRAQRVINAQAARRRVSDRFVSDFEEVLDANLSTSMTKSTRETGLEDATEGMESNVSF, encoded by the coding sequence ATGGACGAAAAAACAGAATCCCTCCGAAATCTCTTCCTCTCGGTCGCGGGCGACACCACCGTCACCGAACAACAGGAAGCAAGCCGCGGGTCGCTCACGCCGAAAACCGGGGTGAGAAAACGCCTCACCGCCATCATCGCAAAGATGCGCGAGCGCTACGCGTTCACGACGGAACTCACGGACGCGAAACTCGCCACCCTCGTCGAAGCCTACTACGAAGACGAATCCGACGACGCCATCGCCACCACGCTCGACGTGACGCCAGAAACCGTGTTCCACGCGCGCATGGACCTCCACCTCGTCCGCGACAGCGACGTGGACACCGACTTCGACCTCGACGCCCTCCGCACCGCGCTCGCCGCCGACACCCCAGTCACGACCATCGCCACCGACCTCGACACCGACGACGCCACGGTTCGCCGCGCTCAGCGCGTCATCAACGCCCAAGCCGCACGCCGCCGCGTCAGCGACCGATTCGTGAGCGACTTCGAAGAAGTCTTAGACGCCAACCTCAGCACCTCAATGACCAAATCCACCCGCGAAACTGGCCTTGAGGATGCGACCGAGGGGATGGAGTCGAACGTTTCCTTCTAG
- a CDS encoding energy-coupling factor ABC transporter ATP-binding protein yields the protein MIAVEGLVHRYAGVAAVDDVSLSIADGEFLILAGPNGSGKTTLVRHLNGLLEPDEGSVCVNGISVQDDLVAARVAVGMVFQDPRDGFVAATVGEDVRFGPENLGLSHAEIDRRVDAALASVNMAGREAERIDRLSGGEQERVAIAGALAMEPDFLVLDEPFTGLDEPARQSVLARLESLQEAGTGIIIVTHDLRDVFSLADRVVVMSDGQIGVSGTPEAVRSALSDLGVRPPC from the coding sequence ATGATTGCGGTCGAGGGTCTCGTCCACCGGTACGCAGGCGTGGCGGCCGTAGACGACGTCTCGCTCTCGATAGCCGACGGCGAGTTTCTCATTCTCGCCGGGCCGAACGGCTCGGGTAAGACGACGCTCGTTCGTCACCTGAACGGCCTGCTCGAACCCGACGAGGGAAGCGTCTGCGTGAACGGGATTTCCGTACAAGACGACCTCGTCGCCGCGCGCGTCGCCGTGGGCATGGTGTTTCAAGACCCGCGCGACGGCTTCGTCGCCGCGACGGTTGGCGAAGACGTGCGCTTTGGCCCGGAGAATTTGGGACTCTCGCATGCAGAGATCGACCGCCGAGTCGACGCTGCGCTCGCGTCGGTGAACATGGCAGGCCGTGAGGCAGAGCGCATCGACCGGCTCTCGGGCGGCGAGCAAGAGCGCGTCGCCATCGCGGGCGCGCTTGCGATGGAACCCGATTTTCTCGTCCTTGACGAACCCTTCACCGGTCTCGACGAACCCGCCCGTCAGTCGGTGCTCGCGCGACTCGAATCCCTCCAGGAAGCCGGGACAGGCATCATCATCGTGACCCACGACCTGCGCGACGTGTTCTCGCTCGCAGACCGCGTCGTGGTGATGAGCGACGGGCAGATTGGGGTCTCTGGCACGCCGGAGGCGGTGCGCTCCGCTCTCTCAGACCTCGGCGTTCGCCCGCCATGTTGA
- a CDS encoding CRISPR-associated protein Cas4, with product MPTFRDLAIAAYCPRQLYYERREADRSPPPEVAAKRKLAFQYPELLEVDELPTEIAVTPTQFRTNLHCARARFDRFDELADPADERVLLTGKDARGIAHKVIDDPPAPSLVFTGSPPPNGVWHPQTVHAVAAAKALSWERETPVERAFVEYPTHGIVREVCLTTRKKATYRRALRTVRALDGPPPRLNNREKCGACDFRTKCGVKTRSLRSLLS from the coding sequence GTGCCGACGTTCCGAGACCTCGCGATCGCCGCCTACTGCCCGCGTCAGTTGTACTACGAGCGTCGGGAAGCCGACCGGTCGCCACCGCCCGAGGTGGCTGCGAAACGGAAACTGGCCTTTCAATATCCTGAATTGTTGGAGGTGGACGAACTTCCCACCGAAATCGCCGTGACGCCCACGCAGTTTCGAACGAATCTACACTGCGCACGCGCACGATTCGACCGATTCGATGAACTCGCTGACCCCGCTGACGAGAGGGTTCTCCTCACAGGCAAAGACGCCCGTGGCATCGCGCACAAAGTCATTGACGACCCGCCTGCCCCCTCGCTTGTGTTCACTGGGTCGCCGCCCCCCAACGGTGTCTGGCATCCCCAAACCGTCCACGCCGTCGCCGCGGCGAAGGCCCTCTCGTGGGAGCGAGAAACGCCGGTCGAACGCGCGTTCGTGGAGTACCCGACTCACGGCATCGTCCGCGAGGTGTGCCTGACGACTCGCAAAAAGGCGACCTATCGTCGGGCGCTTCGAACTGTCCGCGCGTTAGACGGGCCGCCGCCCCGCCTCAACAATCGCGAGAAGTGTGGCGCGTGTGACTTTCGCACCAAATGCGGGGTGAAAACACGCTCGTTGCGCTCACTGCTCTCCTAG
- a CDS encoding L-threonylcarbamoyladenylate synthase codes for MTVSDADIDRAARAIRDGDVVIFPTETVYGLGADALNPAAIDRVFELKGRARDKPLSLGVPDVETALDYTTPTDRERRFMEQFLPGPVTVIVEGKPVVPDELTGGLDKVGIRIPDHEVALSLLGKVDPVTATSANISGQPSAHVIEDIDPELREAVAVVLDAGETRGTESTVVDVEAGVIHRRGTLADDIEAWLGEQ; via the coding sequence ATGACGGTCAGTGACGCCGACATTGACCGCGCTGCACGCGCCATCCGCGACGGTGACGTGGTCATTTTCCCGACCGAAACCGTGTACGGGCTCGGAGCCGACGCACTCAACCCCGCCGCCATCGACCGCGTCTTCGAGCTAAAGGGCCGCGCCCGTGACAAGCCGCTCTCGCTCGGCGTGCCCGACGTGGAGACGGCGCTCGACTATACCACGCCGACCGACCGCGAACGGCGGTTCATGGAACAGTTCCTACCGGGGCCGGTGACGGTCATCGTCGAAGGCAAACCGGTGGTTCCAGACGAACTCACGGGTGGACTCGACAAGGTCGGCATTCGGATTCCCGACCACGAGGTGGCGCTCTCGCTCTTGGGCAAAGTCGATCCAGTGACCGCGACGAGCGCGAACATTAGCGGCCAGCCGAGCGCCCACGTCATCGAAGACATCGATCCGGAACTCCGCGAGGCCGTCGCTGTCGTCCTCGACGCGGGCGAAACCCGCGGCACCGAAAGCACCGTGGTCGACGTGGAAGCGGGCGTCATCCACCGCCGGGGCACCTTGGCCGACGACATCGAAGCGTGGCTAGGAGAGCAGTGA
- a CDS encoding energy-coupling factor transporter transmembrane component T family protein — MLTYEPGESFAHALDPRTKLAFQLAFAVAAFAHTTFAGLAALSIVAGVSLWVSETPLFAALRELRIVLAVLVFAPILEGLVLGPPWFSIAEATGPALASYRAVLIVLVAATYVRTTPARASRAAIQRVIPGKAGQFLGMGVSLVFRFLPVLLADIRRMRLAIDARLGDQRSIPERASIIALSGLARAFSRADTLSLALRARCFAWNPTLPRLRFARRDVPGLVAAAGLVAVAFV; from the coding sequence ATGTTGACGTACGAACCCGGCGAGTCGTTCGCCCACGCGCTCGACCCGCGAACCAAATTGGCGTTCCAGCTTGCGTTTGCGGTGGCGGCGTTCGCCCACACCACATTCGCGGGGTTGGCCGCGCTGTCGATTGTTGCGGGCGTCTCGCTGTGGGTGTCGGAGACGCCGCTTTTCGCCGCGTTGCGCGAGTTGCGCATCGTCCTCGCAGTGCTCGTGTTCGCGCCGATACTCGAAGGGCTGGTGCTCGGCCCGCCGTGGTTTTCGATTGCAGAGGCGACCGGCCCGGCGCTCGCCAGTTATCGCGCGGTGCTCATCGTGCTCGTCGCGGCGACATACGTCCGGACGACCCCAGCACGGGCCTCGCGGGCGGCGATTCAGCGCGTGATTCCCGGGAAGGCAGGCCAGTTTCTCGGGATGGGCGTCTCGCTCGTGTTCCGATTTTTGCCCGTGTTACTCGCGGATATTCGCCGGATGCGGCTGGCGATAGACGCCCGCCTTGGCGACCAGCGCTCGATTCCAGAGCGCGCGAGCATCATCGCGCTGTCTGGCCTCGCGCGGGCGTTCTCGCGCGCGGACACGCTCTCGCTAGCGCTCCGAGCGCGGTGTTTCGCATGGAATCCGACGCTCCCACGGCTACGCTTTGCGCGCCGCGACGTGCCCGGACTGGTGGCGGCGGCTGGGTTGGTGGCCGTCGCTTTCGTATAA